A window of Ruminococcus champanellensis 18P13 = JCM 17042 contains these coding sequences:
- a CDS encoding Cna B-type domain-containing protein, whose product MKSSKYCWTAALLLVLCMLLPWCGVAAADVSDKEYGSFSATFNAGAAPLRSAEITLYRVADVEFNQEQTLYHYTDAYAACGVDLDTLGQTDAAAQMLQFISDKGLTGMTGTTDDQGRVAFSQVPFGLYLVAQTNEVPYFSKSAPFFSCIPYLDGGQICYDVDATPKVSVEILIDLTVKKVWNDDGTGRPEQIQVMLSRGGQLVDTVTLSEENQWSHMWSAVPQSDDWTVREVEVPNYTPSYRREGNTFIVENTPKLVQTGQLKWPVPVLACLGGALLLTGVALGRKKQHAGA is encoded by the coding sequence ATGAAAAGCAGTAAATATTGCTGGACGGCGGCGCTGCTGCTGGTGTTGTGTATGTTGCTGCCCTGGTGCGGGGTTGCTGCTGCCGATGTATCGGACAAGGAGTACGGCTCATTCTCTGCCACCTTCAACGCCGGTGCGGCACCGCTGCGGAGTGCGGAGATCACCTTGTACCGGGTAGCGGATGTGGAATTCAACCAGGAACAGACCCTGTACCACTACACGGATGCCTACGCTGCATGCGGCGTGGATCTGGATACGCTTGGGCAGACGGATGCGGCAGCGCAGATGCTGCAATTTATCAGTGACAAAGGACTGACAGGGATGACCGGCACCACCGATGACCAGGGCAGGGTCGCATTTTCCCAGGTGCCATTCGGACTGTATCTGGTGGCACAGACCAATGAGGTGCCCTATTTTTCAAAGTCCGCCCCTTTCTTTTCCTGCATCCCCTATCTGGATGGGGGACAGATCTGCTACGATGTGGACGCAACCCCGAAGGTCAGCGTGGAGATTCTGATCGATCTGACTGTAAAGAAAGTGTGGAATGATGACGGCACCGGTCGGCCGGAACAGATCCAGGTCATGCTGAGCCGGGGCGGTCAGTTGGTGGACACTGTGACCCTGTCGGAGGAGAATCAGTGGAGCCACATGTGGAGCGCCGTGCCCCAAAGCGATGACTGGACTGTCCGGGAGGTGGAGGTGCCCAATTACACGCCCAGCTATCGCCGGGAGGGGAACACCTTCATTGTGGAAAATACCCCGAAGCTGGTGCAGACCGGGCAGCTGAAATGGCCGGTTCCTGTGCTTGCATGTCTGGGTGGTGCACTGCTGCTGACAGGGGTTGCACTGGGGAGAAAAAAGCAGCATGCAGGGGCGTAA
- a CDS encoding ABC transporter permease, whose product MLNLTKLYLYRMLRTKVAWVCMIILVGLTAFTLSVNYMIDKMTDSMAMDGDTSVVMEEEQPETETSILDEYLGVVQNGFPMMIFGIFTAIFYNSDEKHGYVKNIVTQYNNRSSVLLPRILSLGIYVLAVSLVNFLVVAILFKCFYPDTGLGLQGTTLGYMGMHFLLLLTFLFIVQFITAFARGTALAVTYSVCASMNMAALAAMPLNFLARKFLHVQNPNVTKYFLDTYLFSIRSAEHTWSLLVLFVCYAGVAAALACLLLNKRDMR is encoded by the coding sequence ATGCTTAATCTGACGAAGCTGTACTTATATAGAATGCTCCGCACCAAGGTGGCGTGGGTCTGCATGATTATCCTGGTGGGGCTGACAGCCTTCACCCTTTCCGTCAACTATATGATCGACAAAATGACGGATTCTATGGCAATGGACGGTGACACCTCTGTGGTTATGGAGGAAGAGCAGCCGGAGACAGAAACCAGTATCCTGGACGAATATCTGGGTGTGGTGCAGAACGGCTTTCCCATGATGATCTTCGGCATCTTTACTGCCATATTCTACAATTCTGACGAAAAGCACGGCTATGTGAAGAATATCGTGACCCAGTATAACAACCGCTCCTCCGTGCTTCTGCCCCGGATCCTGTCCCTGGGGATCTATGTGCTGGCAGTGAGCCTTGTCAACTTTCTTGTTGTGGCGATCCTGTTCAAGTGCTTCTATCCGGATACGGGGCTGGGCTTGCAGGGAACAACCCTTGGATACATGGGGATGCACTTCCTGCTACTGCTGACCTTCCTGTTTATCGTCCAGTTCATCACAGCATTTGCCCGGGGCACAGCCCTTGCGGTTACCTACAGCGTGTGCGCCAGCATGAATATGGCTGCGCTTGCAGCAATGCCCCTGAATTTCCTGGCACGCAAGTTCCTGCATGTACAGAATCCCAATGTAACAAAGTACTTCCTGGATACCTATTTGTTCAGCATTCGGAGTGCGGAGCACACCTGGTCCCTGCTGGTGCTGTTTGTATGCTACGCCGGCGTGGCGGCTGCTCTTGCCTGTCTGCTGCTGAATAAGCGGGATATGCGCTGA
- a CDS encoding class C sortase, whose translation MKRYVSTAVIAAAFFVGISLLLYPVISEYINAKHQSKAIASYDEIASHMSEADYDEIFAEARAYNDALARTEGAFYQPERVSGYLEALDITGTGIMGYVTIDKIGVELPVYHTVETDVLQSAVGHLPGTSLPIGGEGTHAVLSGHRGLPSARLFTDLDKLEPGDLFTITVLNRVVMYRVDQVKIVDPTDVTDLQLIPGKDYCTLFTCTPYGINSHRLLVRGVRIETPEDAAPRYIANEAYRIDPLIVTPAVAAPMLLGIAVVMLIKSRRSALKQKLRKEGLIVHEKQ comes from the coding sequence ATGAAGCGTTATGTGTCAACTGCTGTGATAGCTGCCGCATTTTTCGTTGGCATCTCCTTGCTGTTATATCCGGTCATCAGTGAGTATATCAACGCCAAGCACCAGTCCAAGGCCATTGCCTCCTATGACGAGATCGCATCCCATATGTCGGAAGCGGATTATGATGAGATCTTTGCCGAAGCCCGGGCGTACAACGATGCCCTTGCCCGGACGGAGGGGGCATTCTATCAGCCGGAACGGGTATCCGGATACCTGGAGGCGCTGGACATTACCGGAACCGGCATTATGGGCTATGTGACCATCGATAAAATCGGGGTGGAGCTGCCTGTGTATCACACAGTGGAAACGGACGTGCTGCAAAGTGCTGTAGGGCATCTGCCGGGAACCAGTCTGCCCATCGGAGGCGAGGGTACCCATGCGGTGCTGTCCGGTCACCGGGGACTGCCCAGTGCCCGTCTGTTTACGGATCTGGATAAGCTGGAACCCGGGGACCTGTTCACCATCACCGTGCTGAACCGGGTGGTGATGTACCGGGTGGATCAGGTCAAGATCGTGGACCCTACGGATGTTACAGATCTGCAGCTGATTCCCGGAAAGGATTACTGTACGTTGTTTACCTGCACTCCCTATGGCATCAACAGCCATCGACTGCTGGTGCGGGGCGTTCGGATCGAAACGCCGGAGGATGCGGCACCCCGTTACATTGCCAATGAGGCGTACCGGATCGATCCACTGATTGTGACGCCGGCAGTTGCTGCCCCCATGCTGCTGGGGATCGCAGTGGTGATGCTGATCAAGAGCCGGCGCAGCGCATTGAAACAGAAATTACGCAAGGAAGGACTGATTGTGCATGAAAAGCAGTAA
- a CDS encoding macro domain-containing protein encodes MPLQIIRQDITQMKTDAIVNAANSTLLGGRGVDGCIHRAAGPELLNACKALGGCPTGEARITPGFRLSCKYIIHTVGPLWQGGHAGEPALLKSCYRNALTLALEHGCRSIAFPLISAGAYGYPKRQALQIAEDTILTFLEQHEMAVYLVLLDPGAVVLNEPYATELPAFVRQMLRKGQSPSRTHGFPLRRRKAAAVPTLESTLEEDACPQAAFCIPSSLNERLAQIDESFSQMLLRKIDQLGMTDSACYKRANIDRKLFSKIRSDMHYKPSKSTAVAFAIALQLDGQETGELLRKAGFALSNSSKFDIIIQYFIAKGNYNIFEINEALFAFDQPLLGSR; translated from the coding sequence ATGCCTTTACAAATCATCCGACAGGACATTACCCAAATGAAAACCGACGCCATTGTCAACGCTGCAAACTCCACCCTGCTGGGAGGCAGAGGCGTGGACGGCTGCATACACCGGGCTGCCGGACCGGAGCTGCTGAACGCCTGCAAGGCGCTGGGCGGCTGTCCCACGGGAGAAGCCCGGATCACGCCCGGCTTCCGGCTGTCCTGCAAGTACATCATCCACACGGTTGGCCCCCTATGGCAGGGTGGACACGCCGGGGAACCGGCACTGCTGAAGTCCTGCTACCGGAATGCACTGACCCTGGCTCTGGAGCATGGATGCCGGAGCATTGCCTTTCCTCTGATCTCTGCCGGTGCATACGGCTATCCGAAGCGCCAGGCACTGCAAATTGCTGAGGATACCATTCTGACGTTTCTGGAGCAGCATGAAATGGCGGTATACCTGGTGCTGCTGGATCCAGGTGCCGTTGTACTGAATGAGCCCTATGCCACGGAGCTGCCTGCATTTGTCCGGCAGATGCTCCGCAAGGGGCAGTCCCCCTCCCGGACTCATGGATTCCCCCTGCGCCGGCGGAAGGCTGCCGCTGTGCCCACGCTGGAAAGCACCCTGGAGGAGGACGCATGCCCCCAGGCGGCATTCTGCATCCCCTCCTCCCTGAACGAACGGCTGGCGCAGATCGATGAGAGCTTTTCCCAGATGCTGCTGCGGAAGATCGATCAGCTGGGCATGACGGATTCTGCATGCTACAAGCGGGCGAACATAGACCGGAAGCTGTTTTCCAAGATCCGCAGTGACATGCACTACAAGCCCAGTAAGTCAACTGCCGTGGCGTTTGCCATCGCCCTGCAGCTAGATGGGCAGGAGACCGGGGAACTGCTGCGAAAGGCGGGCTTTGCCCTGTCCAACAGCAGCAAATTTGACATCATCATCCAGTACTTTATTGCCAAAGGGAACTATAATATCTTTGAGATCAACGAAGCCCTGTTCGCCTTTGACCAACCCCTTTTGGGCAGTCGGTAA
- a CDS encoding vWA domain-containing protein: MANNTTELVFILDRSGSMAGLESDTIGGFNAMLDKQKQEQGEGFVTTVLFDDRCETLHDRRKLSEMAHITDRDYTVRGCTALLDAMGSTITHIRSIHQYIRPEDVPAHTVFVITTDGMENASHSYTLEQVRGMIQQQKEAGWEFLFLGANIDALQTAASMGIREDHAAQYMCDAAGTQLNFDAVSCAVSSVRANCSVGREWKKRIEEDFRTRSKKH; the protein is encoded by the coding sequence ATGGCAAACAACACAACGGAACTGGTTTTCATTCTGGACAGAAGCGGCTCCATGGCAGGGCTGGAAAGCGACACCATCGGCGGCTTCAACGCCATGCTGGACAAGCAGAAGCAGGAACAGGGCGAGGGCTTCGTCACAACGGTGCTGTTCGATGACCGGTGCGAGACCCTGCACGACAGAAGGAAGCTGTCAGAGATGGCGCATATCACCGACCGGGACTACACCGTCCGGGGATGCACAGCACTGCTGGATGCAATGGGCAGCACCATTACCCACATCCGGAGCATTCACCAGTACATCCGACCGGAGGATGTGCCTGCCCACACGGTTTTTGTGATCACCACGGACGGCATGGAAAACGCCAGCCATTCCTATACGCTGGAACAGGTCAGGGGCATGATCCAACAGCAGAAGGAGGCAGGCTGGGAATTTTTGTTCCTGGGCGCAAATATAGACGCCCTGCAAACCGCTGCCAGCATGGGAATCCGGGAGGATCATGCCGCCCAGTATATGTGCGATGCAGCAGGCACCCAACTGAATTTCGACGCAGTGAGCTGTGCCGTATCCTCCGTGCGGGCAAATTGCTCCGTGGGGCGGGAATGGAAGAAACGAATCGAGGAGGATTTCCGCACACGCAGCAAAAAGCATTAA
- a CDS encoding Spy0128 family protein translates to MTDSYVTDIRARHKRNIRLAWLLLILGLVVACSVAWTLRGVGITMANETVCGMEEHQHSAACYADTADGSQLICTLPEHIHTVACTGIDTANNGPPVVEITTPTEDPTEPATEPERETVQLPNYLADASASYEKNVIYVKTALGERSKDTVHEYLANLGLPGTNDGKYILNSEESPYILQVGDTVELCIYTDSSNTDGFWSSSSPDGVLVAGTATTTTLADGTKKIEKTYSTAKAGTGVIYFGNQSSFYVSVPVPKEELKDFHYDHADIEITDGGYYEIKRTVTDQNGNQVTTRQIFDSYISGVNHCYIYNAAGSLIKTYESTDYQANGKPGETQYELTSKYKCMEKEEKWFKRSEVDHAQFDVQLLLKPRKQIVTVTKDGVQSSQTETDISDSTGESDVTILSAVFNMNHRSVVDANNKCPDHSGLDFNLMANVNQIITVEPASVEPTAHKQLTNGSIGTNQFRFELLDKDGKLIDRQYCDTTGKVTFESQYFLMPGTYTYTIRESIPSEAVQIDGKPYSRGIFYDSHTEKVTVTVTADAQGNLSASMAYAGGSAPVFHNTAVTERYMPISVQKVWSDSSTVNHKADAIGFRIWRTESGQPDALVSIDGKSKFYLNDASGWKWSYTKLPVQYAGRTYSYRVEEVDIPDGYIAGYTSGQNGGTLEYTITNTSKDAITLSIQKQWLAPDGTPMQGTPTAQSVSASLQRQCKEVEIPVTIQVVSPAGALLEQYKQPAYVGSSFTFTLGVTEGTAENVSVVSAEKCSAAYANGVFTVQDIQVGARVQVRCDNVMDSTKLLLHHTFEDTQEDWTCTGDAKPGSAYSTNYAATGSGYHALKIYNRTKAWMGASFTLDSSVIKPGQTYSFSAYLNRAAVYTESDNTTTHNLGADHTAPLNLTLYYEDSAGVPNYLGIAAVAAASSGSWIHLRNASLTIPADCTVMKLQVDANGEEGTDKFSDLFLDEVIIAPAGMDISVEQNTGRVLLNNPEFYSFTVTGKTIPADVQQNADNWHLDAWNKQIEITAAEGWIKTLSGAELGQVSNRIYQYFVEEDPMTGFTPSYSDMYVSSNTAQTPIIIKNQSIAYTLPATGGVGLVPFLGGGSLLILASGLYSYKLIRSKRRSSA, encoded by the coding sequence ATGACTGACAGCTACGTTACAGACATCCGGGCAAGACACAAACGCAATATACGGCTTGCATGGCTCCTGCTGATCCTGGGGCTTGTGGTAGCCTGCTCTGTGGCATGGACGCTGCGGGGCGTGGGCATTACCATGGCGAATGAAACCGTTTGCGGCATGGAGGAGCATCAGCACAGTGCTGCATGCTATGCGGATACAGCCGATGGCAGTCAGTTGATCTGCACTCTGCCGGAGCATATACATACGGTGGCATGCACCGGGATCGATACGGCAAACAATGGGCCGCCGGTGGTGGAGATCACGACCCCCACGGAGGATCCCACGGAACCGGCAACAGAGCCGGAGCGGGAAACCGTTCAGCTGCCCAATTATCTGGCGGATGCCTCCGCCTCCTACGAAAAGAATGTAATCTATGTAAAAACCGCTTTGGGTGAGCGGAGCAAGGATACGGTGCATGAGTATCTGGCTAACTTGGGGCTTCCTGGGACAAATGACGGCAAGTATATTCTAAACTCTGAAGAGAGCCCCTATATTCTCCAGGTGGGAGATACGGTGGAGCTCTGTATCTACACGGACAGTTCCAATACTGATGGATTCTGGAGCAGTTCAAGTCCTGATGGCGTTTTGGTTGCGGGAACAGCAACCACCACAACTTTGGCGGACGGTACCAAGAAAATCGAAAAGACATATTCGACTGCAAAAGCCGGTACGGGTGTGATTTATTTTGGCAATCAGTCGTCCTTCTACGTTTCTGTACCGGTTCCCAAAGAGGAACTGAAGGATTTCCACTACGACCATGCGGATATCGAGATCACGGACGGCGGCTATTACGAGATCAAGCGCACCGTGACAGACCAGAACGGGAATCAGGTCACCACCCGTCAGATCTTTGACTCCTATATTTCAGGCGTAAATCACTGTTACATTTATAACGCTGCCGGGTCGCTCATTAAGACCTATGAATCCACGGACTATCAGGCAAACGGCAAGCCTGGGGAGACTCAGTACGAGCTGACCTCCAAGTATAAGTGCATGGAAAAGGAGGAAAAGTGGTTCAAGCGCAGTGAGGTGGATCACGCACAATTTGATGTGCAGCTACTGCTGAAGCCCAGAAAACAGATCGTGACCGTCACAAAGGATGGCGTGCAGAGCAGTCAGACGGAAACGGATATCTCCGACAGCACCGGCGAAAGCGATGTTACCATTCTTAGCGCCGTGTTTAATATGAATCACCGGAGCGTGGTGGACGCAAACAACAAGTGTCCGGATCACTCCGGTCTGGACTTCAATCTGATGGCGAACGTGAACCAGATTATCACAGTGGAGCCTGCATCCGTTGAACCGACTGCCCACAAGCAACTGACCAACGGCAGCATCGGCACAAACCAGTTCCGGTTCGAGCTTCTGGACAAGGACGGAAAGCTGATTGACCGGCAGTACTGCGATACAACCGGGAAGGTTACCTTTGAATCCCAGTATTTCCTGATGCCCGGTACCTACACCTACACCATCCGGGAGAGTATTCCCAGCGAGGCGGTACAGATTGACGGCAAGCCCTATTCCAGGGGGATCTTTTACGACAGTCACACGGAAAAGGTTACAGTCACCGTGACTGCGGATGCCCAAGGCAATCTGTCCGCATCCATGGCATACGCCGGCGGCAGTGCTCCTGTATTCCACAATACGGCGGTGACGGAGCGGTACATGCCCATCAGCGTACAGAAGGTCTGGAGCGACAGCAGTACTGTGAATCACAAGGCGGACGCCATCGGTTTCCGGATCTGGCGCACTGAAAGCGGTCAGCCGGACGCTTTGGTTTCCATCGACGGCAAGAGTAAGTTCTATCTGAATGATGCATCCGGCTGGAAATGGAGCTACACAAAGCTGCCGGTGCAGTATGCCGGACGCACCTATTCTTACCGGGTGGAGGAGGTGGATATCCCCGATGGCTATATTGCCGGATACACCTCCGGGCAGAATGGCGGTACGCTGGAATATACCATTACCAATACCTCAAAGGACGCCATTACCCTCAGCATACAGAAACAGTGGCTTGCGCCGGACGGTACGCCCATGCAGGGCACGCCTACGGCACAGTCGGTTTCCGCATCGCTTCAGCGGCAGTGCAAGGAAGTGGAGATCCCGGTTACCATCCAGGTGGTTTCCCCTGCCGGTGCGCTGCTGGAGCAGTACAAGCAGCCTGCCTATGTGGGCAGCAGCTTCACCTTTACACTGGGGGTTACGGAGGGAACGGCGGAAAACGTTTCCGTAGTCAGTGCAGAGAAATGCAGTGCAGCCTATGCCAATGGGGTATTCACCGTGCAGGATATCCAGGTGGGTGCGCGGGTTCAGGTGCGGTGTGACAATGTAATGGATTCCACCAAGCTGCTGCTGCATCACACCTTTGAAGACACTCAGGAGGATTGGACATGCACGGGGGATGCAAAGCCGGGAAGCGCTTATAGTACCAACTATGCAGCCACCGGTTCCGGCTACCATGCATTGAAAATCTACAACCGGACAAAGGCTTGGATGGGTGCTTCCTTTACACTGGATTCCAGCGTCATCAAGCCAGGTCAGACCTACAGCTTCAGTGCTTATCTGAACCGGGCGGCTGTCTATACAGAGTCCGACAACACAACGACGCATAATCTCGGCGCAGACCATACCGCACCTTTGAATCTGACTCTGTACTATGAGGACAGTGCCGGTGTGCCAAATTATCTGGGCATCGCTGCGGTGGCTGCGGCTTCTTCCGGCTCCTGGATTCATCTGCGCAATGCAAGCTTGACTATTCCTGCGGACTGTACGGTTATGAAGCTCCAGGTTGACGCCAATGGAGAGGAAGGCACGGATAAGTTCTCGGATCTGTTCCTGGATGAGGTAATCATTGCACCGGCGGGCATGGATATTTCTGTAGAACAGAACACAGGTCGGGTTCTGCTGAACAATCCGGAATTTTATAGCTTTACCGTGACCGGGAAGACCATTCCCGCAGACGTGCAGCAGAATGCGGATAACTGGCATCTGGACGCCTGGAATAAGCAGATCGAGATCACCGCCGCAGAGGGCTGGATCAAAACCCTTTCCGGTGCAGAGCTGGGGCAGGTGTCCAACAGGATCTATCAATACTTCGTGGAGGAGGATCCCATGACTGGGTTCACGCCCAGCTATTCTGATATGTATGTTTCGTCGAACACAGCACAAACGCCAATCATCATCAAAAACCAGAGTATTGCATATACCCTGCCCGCCACCGGCGGCGTAGGATTGGTGCCGTTTCTGGGGGGCGGATCTCTTTTGATTCTGGCAAGCGGGCTGTATTCATACAAATTGATCCGGAGCAAAAGGAGGTCGAGCGCATAG
- a CDS encoding sortase, giving the protein MQGRKLLSRLCIVLGVLCIGGAAGLGIRNQQEDARAQQQAEQVLAQLQQDASGSTHTAPVILPEETVPSMRTVSINGYDYIGYLTFPTLDTELPVMDHWSKAGLKIAPGRYYGSVYTGDLVIAGHNYAKGFGKLKALRQGDPVLFTDMDQVTYRYQVDQIEILEPGAVADMIQSPWELSLYTCTYNGQLRMTVRCHEIK; this is encoded by the coding sequence ATGCAGGGGCGTAAGCTGCTTTCCCGACTGTGCATCGTTCTTGGGGTGTTGTGCATCGGTGGAGCTGCCGGACTTGGGATCCGGAATCAACAGGAGGATGCCCGGGCGCAGCAACAGGCTGAACAGGTGCTTGCCCAGCTGCAGCAGGACGCATCCGGCAGCACGCATACTGCGCCGGTGATTCTGCCGGAGGAGACGGTGCCTTCCATGCGGACGGTCAGCATCAACGGCTATGATTACATCGGTTATCTGACTTTCCCCACGTTAGATACGGAACTGCCGGTGATGGATCACTGGAGCAAGGCGGGGCTGAAAATTGCTCCGGGCAGGTATTACGGCTCTGTGTACACCGGGGATCTGGTCATTGCCGGGCACAATTATGCCAAGGGCTTTGGCAAGCTGAAGGCGCTGCGGCAGGGGGATCCGGTGCTGTTTACGGATATGGATCAGGTGACTTACCGGTATCAGGTGGATCAGATTGAGATCCTGGAGCCGGGGGCTGTGGCAGATATGATCCAAAGCCCCTGGGAGTTGTCCCTGTATACCTGTACCTACAACGGTCAGCTGCGTATGACGGTGCGCTGTCATGAGATCAAATAA
- the lepB gene encoding signal peptidase I, which produces MSRRNRQQVSLPSPEQVSRAYQQDQYRKRYKRAFISTLSVLAVIAAVAVLVSTLFLPVIQVSGNSMEPTLSDGDVLVLLKSKSYERSQLCCISWQNKMLLKRVIGLPGDVVSIDTEGNVTVNGVLLDEPYVSDKTLGECDVTFPCQVPEGKVFVLGDHRSTSIDSRSSEIGCVDQDQIVGFVLFQVWPIGG; this is translated from the coding sequence ATGAGCAGGCGCAACAGGCAGCAGGTTTCCCTTCCCTCTCCGGAACAGGTTTCCCGCGCCTATCAGCAGGATCAGTACCGCAAGCGCTACAAACGTGCTTTCATCAGCACCCTCTCTGTGCTGGCGGTGATTGCCGCAGTGGCGGTGCTGGTGTCCACCCTGTTTTTACCGGTGATCCAGGTTTCCGGCAACAGCATGGAACCCACCCTCAGCGATGGAGATGTACTGGTTCTCCTGAAATCCAAGAGCTACGAACGGTCCCAGCTTTGCTGCATTTCCTGGCAGAACAAGATGCTTTTGAAGCGCGTCATCGGACTGCCCGGGGATGTGGTGAGCATTGATACAGAGGGCAACGTGACAGTAAACGGTGTCCTGTTGGATGAGCCCTATGTGTCGGACAAGACCCTGGGGGAATGCGATGTGACCTTTCCGTGCCAGGTGCCGGAGGGCAAGGTGTTTGTCCTGGGGGATCATCGGAGCACCTCCATCGACAGCCGAAGCAGTGAGATCGGCTGTGTGGATCAGGATCAGATCGTTGGATTCGTTCTGTTTCAGGTTTGGCCCATCGGAGGCTGA
- a CDS encoding isopeptide-forming domain-containing fimbrial protein, giving the protein MKATKRIFSVFLTCVLAFTMAFAMGLTASAADYTITINKPAGDIDRTYEAYQIFQGNLDGNTLSDIEWGTGIDGAAFLTELKKNASFTSCTDAKTVAEKLAAFTNDSDEAVAFAKLAGKFLTTATATSSSGKITVPAGYYLLKDVTTVTDDALSLNILKVVKDVTVNPKADHPTVDKKIGTDISTGVAANEATIGDKVPFVIASKVPQMQGYTKYFFVLNDSMTAGLTYNKDVAIKIGTTTLAADAYDVTYDDTANTMKIVIKDFIQYKSEAGKDIVVTYSATLNEKADLTQAGNKNTVKLTYSNNPNVDYKGDNEPDTTDPVGVTPEHVTVTYSTKLQLTKVDGADHNVKLEGVEFQITGTSIKTAVSKGEYFKQDAAGTYYQLKDGTFTETDPTAETESKYVSTSVKYAKVTDTTEQTKMQKVTASGTTDANGLITFEGLGAGTYYITELKTLGGYNLLTAPITVTITATPSETGCGWTVSSNATFEDDMVKLTVENNKGSVLPITGGIGTTIFYVIGGLLVCGAAVMAITKKKLSVEDKADQN; this is encoded by the coding sequence ATGAAAGCGACAAAAAGAATTTTCAGCGTATTCCTCACATGCGTACTGGCATTCACCATGGCGTTTGCGATGGGTCTGACCGCATCAGCGGCTGACTATACCATCACCATCAACAAGCCGGCAGGCGACATTGACCGTACCTACGAAGCCTATCAGATCTTCCAGGGCAACCTGGACGGCAACACCCTGTCCGATATCGAATGGGGCACCGGCATTGACGGGGCTGCATTTCTGACGGAGCTGAAAAAGAATGCGTCCTTTACATCCTGCACAGACGCAAAGACAGTGGCGGAGAAGCTGGCAGCCTTCACGAATGATTCCGATGAAGCAGTGGCTTTTGCAAAGCTGGCAGGCAAGTTCCTGACCACTGCTACAGCCACCTCCAGCTCCGGTAAGATCACTGTTCCGGCTGGTTACTACCTGTTGAAGGATGTTACCACCGTAACAGACGATGCGCTGTCTCTGAACATCCTCAAGGTGGTAAAGGACGTAACAGTCAATCCCAAGGCGGATCACCCCACCGTTGACAAGAAGATCGGTACGGACATTTCCACCGGCGTTGCAGCCAATGAAGCAACCATCGGCGACAAGGTTCCCTTCGTGATCGCATCCAAGGTTCCCCAGATGCAGGGCTACACCAAGTACTTCTTCGTACTGAACGATAGCATGACCGCTGGTCTGACCTACAACAAGGACGTAGCCATCAAGATCGGCACCACTACCCTGGCTGCGGATGCTTACGATGTGACTTATGACGACACAGCAAACACCATGAAGATCGTCATCAAGGACTTCATCCAGTACAAGAGCGAAGCCGGCAAGGACATTGTAGTGACCTACTCCGCAACTCTGAACGAAAAGGCTGACCTGACGCAGGCTGGCAACAAGAATACCGTAAAACTGACCTATTCCAACAACCCCAACGTGGACTACAAGGGCGACAATGAGCCGGATACCACTGACCCGGTTGGCGTAACACCGGAGCATGTGACCGTGACCTACTCCACCAAGCTGCAGCTGACTAAGGTGGACGGCGCAGACCACAACGTCAAGCTGGAAGGCGTTGAGTTCCAGATCACCGGTACTTCCATCAAGACCGCTGTATCCAAGGGTGAATACTTCAAGCAGGATGCGGCTGGTACATACTATCAGCTGAAGGACGGCACCTTTACTGAAACCGATCCCACTGCTGAAACCGAGAGCAAGTATGTTTCTACCTCTGTAAAGTATGCAAAAGTAACGGATACCACCGAGCAGACAAAGATGCAGAAGGTTACCGCAAGCGGCACAACCGATGCAAACGGCTTGATCACCTTCGAGGGACTGGGTGCAGGTACCTATTACATCACCGAGCTGAAAACCCTGGGCGGCTATAACCTGCTGACTGCTCCCATCACTGTTACCATTACTGCAACACCTTCCGAAACCGGCTGTGGTTGGACGGTAAGCTCCAATGCAACCTTTGAGGATGACATGGTGAAGCTGACGGTAGAGAACAACAAGGGCTCCGTTCTGCCCATCACCGGCGGCATCGGTACCACCATCTTCTATGTCATCGGCGGTCTGCTGGTTTGCGGTGCTGCTGTGATGGCAATCACCAAGAAGAAGTTGTCCGTAGAGGATAAGGCGGATCAGAACTGA